One part of the Streptomyces nigra genome encodes these proteins:
- a CDS encoding YbjN domain-containing protein: protein MADAQKAAQVVEGALKDAELEWESPEPGTYVVKLPGTRKLSTTVSLIVGRHSLSLNAFVIRHPDENESGVHRWLLERNLKLYGVSYAVDRLGDVYVTARLPLAAITADEIDRILGQVLEAADGAFNTLLELGFATAIRKEYAWRLARGESTRNLDAFSHLTQKPQD from the coding sequence ATGGCTGACGCACAGAAGGCGGCGCAGGTCGTCGAGGGAGCACTGAAGGACGCCGAACTGGAATGGGAGAGCCCCGAGCCGGGCACCTACGTCGTCAAGCTCCCCGGCACGCGGAAGCTGTCCACGACCGTCTCCCTGATCGTCGGCCGCCACTCCCTCTCCCTGAACGCCTTCGTCATCCGCCACCCCGACGAGAACGAGTCCGGCGTCCACCGGTGGCTCCTGGAGCGCAACCTCAAGCTGTACGGCGTCAGTTACGCCGTCGACCGGCTCGGCGACGTGTACGTCACCGCCCGCCTCCCGCTGGCCGCGATCACCGCCGACGAGATCGACCGCATCCTCGGCCAGGTCCTGGAGGCGGCCGACGGCGCCTTCAACACCCTCCTGGAGCTCGGGTTCGCCACCGCGATCCGCAAGGAGTACGCGTGGCGGCTCGCGCGCGGCGAGTCGACGCGCAACCTGGACGCGTTCAGCCATCTGACCCAGAAGCCGCAGGACTGA
- the mshA gene encoding D-inositol-3-phosphate glycosyltransferase: MSQYVSRLGRRSAAAPSRLRLHRRPRRVAMLSVHTSPLHQPGTGDAGGMNVYIVELAQCLAAINIEVEIFTRTTATDLPPVVELAPGVLVRHVDAGPYEGLNKEDLPAQLCAFTHGVMQAWAGHRPGYYDLVHSHYWLSGHVGWLAAQRWGVPLVHAMHTMAKVKNANLADGDTPEPAARVIGETQIVDAADRLIANTEEEADELVRHYAADPAKVAVVHPGVNLSRFSPADGRAAARARLGLPQDALIPLFAGRIQPLKAPDILLRAVAVLLDERPELRSRILVPVVGGPSGSGMAKPEGLQKLAARLGIADVVRFRPPVGQDQLADWFRAASVLVMPSYSESFGLVAIEAQAAGTPVLAAAVGGLPVAVRDGRTGFLVEGHNPAAYARVLRAFADDPQLCPRMGEAAARHAQSFGWDTAAGATAEVYTAAAQAHRRRVRSHHG, from the coding sequence GTGAGCCAGTACGTCAGCAGGCTCGGGCGTCGCTCCGCGGCGGCCCCGTCGCGGCTGAGGCTGCACCGCCGCCCCCGTCGCGTCGCCATGCTCTCCGTGCACACCTCACCGCTGCACCAGCCCGGCACCGGCGACGCCGGCGGCATGAACGTCTACATCGTCGAACTCGCGCAGTGCCTCGCCGCGATCAACATCGAGGTCGAGATCTTCACGCGCACGACCGCCACGGACCTCCCCCCGGTCGTCGAGCTGGCCCCCGGCGTCCTCGTCCGGCACGTCGACGCGGGCCCCTACGAGGGCCTCAACAAGGAGGACCTCCCCGCCCAGCTGTGCGCCTTCACGCACGGCGTCATGCAGGCCTGGGCCGGACACCGCCCCGGCTACTACGACCTCGTCCACTCGCACTACTGGCTCTCCGGCCATGTCGGCTGGCTCGCCGCCCAGCGCTGGGGCGTCCCCCTGGTGCACGCCATGCACACCATGGCCAAGGTCAAGAACGCCAACCTGGCCGACGGCGACACGCCCGAGCCCGCCGCCCGTGTGATCGGCGAGACGCAGATCGTCGACGCCGCCGACCGACTCATCGCCAACACCGAGGAGGAGGCCGACGAGCTGGTACGGCACTACGCCGCCGACCCGGCCAAGGTGGCCGTCGTCCACCCCGGCGTGAACCTCTCCCGCTTCTCCCCGGCCGACGGCCGGGCCGCGGCCCGCGCCCGCCTGGGTCTTCCGCAGGACGCCTTGATCCCGCTCTTCGCGGGCCGCATCCAGCCGCTGAAGGCGCCGGACATCCTGCTGCGCGCGGTCGCCGTCCTCCTCGACGAGCGGCCCGAGCTGCGCTCCCGCATCCTGGTGCCGGTCGTCGGCGGCCCGAGCGGCAGCGGCATGGCGAAGCCGGAGGGGCTGCAGAAGCTCGCCGCCCGCCTCGGCATCGCGGACGTCGTACGGTTCCGTCCGCCGGTCGGGCAGGATCAGCTCGCGGACTGGTTCCGGGCCGCGTCGGTGCTGGTCATGCCGTCGTACAGCGAGTCCTTCGGGCTGGTCGCCATCGAGGCTCAGGCGGCCGGCACTCCGGTACTGGCGGCCGCGGTCGGCGGGCTGCCGGTGGCCGTGCGGGACGGCCGTACGGGCTTCCTGGTCGAGGGCCACAATCCGGCCGCCTACGCGCGCGTGCTGCGCGCCTTCGCCGACGACCCGCAGCTGTGCCCCCGGATGGGCGAGGCGGCGGCGCGGCACGCCCAGTCGTTCGGCTGGGACACCGCGGCCGGCGCCACGGCGGAGGTCTACACGGCCGCCGCCCAGGCCCACCGCCGTCGCGTACGCTCCCACCATGGCTGA
- a CDS encoding class I SAM-dependent methyltransferase: MTARAAHRPVGSVTRGTTNPNRLRRMDRWIAHAHGAELRRAPDPVAVDLGYGAAPWTAVELLGRLRAVAPRVRVVGVEIEPARVAAAKPYERDGLVFRHGGFEIPLPQRPHLVRAANVLRQYDEEQVAEVWERLCARLAPADPATGSRGGLLVEGTCDEIGRRHVWVALGPEGPRTVTFATRLGSLERPSDLAERLPKALIHRNVPGEPVHAFLRDFDRAWAAAAPYASYGARQRWIRTVRQLTADWPVTDGPVRWRQGEVTLDWAALAPRN; the protein is encoded by the coding sequence ATGACAGCCCGCGCAGCCCACCGCCCCGTGGGATCGGTGACGCGCGGCACGACCAACCCCAACCGGCTGCGGCGCATGGACCGCTGGATCGCCCACGCGCACGGGGCCGAGCTGCGCCGGGCGCCCGACCCCGTGGCGGTCGACCTCGGGTACGGCGCCGCCCCCTGGACCGCCGTGGAGCTGCTCGGCCGGCTGCGCGCCGTCGCACCGCGCGTGCGGGTCGTCGGCGTCGAGATCGAACCGGCCCGGGTCGCCGCCGCGAAGCCGTACGAACGCGACGGGCTCGTCTTCCGGCACGGCGGCTTCGAGATCCCGCTCCCCCAGCGGCCGCACCTCGTCCGCGCCGCGAACGTGCTGCGCCAGTACGACGAGGAGCAGGTCGCCGAGGTGTGGGAGCGGCTGTGCGCCCGGCTCGCCCCGGCCGATCCGGCGACCGGCTCGCGGGGCGGGCTGCTGGTCGAGGGGACGTGCGACGAGATCGGGCGCCGACATGTATGGGTGGCGCTCGGGCCGGAGGGGCCGCGCACGGTCACCTTCGCGACCCGGCTGGGCTCGCTGGAGCGGCCGTCGGACCTCGCCGAACGGCTTCCGAAGGCGTTGATCCACCGCAATGTCCCCGGCGAACCGGTGCACGCCTTCCTGCGCGACTTCGACCGCGCCTGGGCGGCCGCCGCGCCCTACGCCTCGTACGGGGCGCGCCAGCGCTGGATCCGGACCGTGCGTCAGCTGACCGCGGACTGGCCGGTGACGGACGGGCCGGTGCGCTGGCGGCAAGGCGAAGTCACTCTGGACTGGGCGGCGTTGGCGCCCCGGAACTGA
- a CDS encoding C40 family peptidase, producing the protein MGTGKRGLITVAVTVVCAVTVLAAPGTAFAAPTPSPSPSASASATPTPVSNEELEAVRAQLEKLYHEASVATDEYNAAEEAAEKQSAEIVELAKKIVKGKEKLAELKERAGAAAAAQYRSGGLPDEAHLMLSDNPQHFLDNTRRVLQGQRATKGLLAELTRTQQDLEQYAKDASAQWRKLEAGRKAKAAAQKKIEKQIKAAEKLESQLEKEERERLAELEAAAARKAQTAWLDSGILEDLKTKASEQGRKAVAYATDQLGKPYEWGAEGPKTYDCSGLTSQAWASAGRPIPRTSQEQWKRLEHIAVEDMRPGDLIIYNADASHVAMYVGDGAIIHAPRPGRTVTVAGAGSMRILGVVRPDA; encoded by the coding sequence ATGGGCACGGGCAAGCGCGGCCTGATCACGGTGGCCGTGACCGTCGTCTGCGCGGTCACCGTATTGGCGGCACCGGGTACGGCCTTCGCGGCACCGACCCCGTCCCCCTCCCCCAGCGCCTCCGCCTCCGCCACCCCGACGCCGGTGTCCAATGAGGAACTGGAAGCGGTCCGCGCCCAGCTGGAGAAGCTGTACCACGAGGCGTCCGTCGCCACCGACGAGTACAACGCCGCCGAGGAGGCCGCCGAGAAGCAGTCGGCGGAGATCGTCGAGCTGGCGAAGAAGATCGTCAAGGGCAAGGAGAAGCTGGCCGAGCTGAAGGAGCGCGCCGGCGCCGCGGCCGCCGCCCAGTACCGCTCCGGCGGACTGCCGGACGAGGCGCATCTGATGCTCAGCGACAACCCTCAGCATTTCCTCGACAACACCCGCCGGGTACTCCAGGGCCAGCGCGCCACGAAGGGCCTCCTGGCCGAACTGACACGCACCCAGCAGGACTTGGAGCAGTACGCGAAGGACGCCTCCGCCCAGTGGCGGAAGCTGGAAGCGGGCCGCAAGGCCAAGGCGGCCGCCCAGAAGAAGATCGAGAAGCAGATCAAGGCGGCCGAGAAGCTGGAGTCGCAGCTCGAGAAGGAGGAGCGGGAGCGCCTGGCCGAGCTGGAGGCGGCGGCCGCCCGCAAGGCGCAGACCGCCTGGCTGGACTCCGGCATCCTCGAGGATCTGAAGACGAAGGCGTCCGAGCAGGGCCGCAAGGCCGTCGCCTACGCCACCGACCAGCTCGGCAAGCCGTACGAGTGGGGCGCCGAGGGCCCGAAGACGTACGACTGCTCGGGGCTGACCTCACAGGCGTGGGCGAGCGCGGGACGCCCGATCCCCCGGACGTCCCAGGAGCAGTGGAAGCGGCTCGAGCACATCGCGGTCGAGGACATGCGCCCCGGCGACCTCATCATCTACAACGCCGACGCCAGCCATGTGGCGATGTACGTCGGCGACGGCGCCATCATCCACGCCCCGCGACCGGGCCGGACGGTGACGGTGGCGGGGGCCGGTTCGATGCGGATCCTCGGGGTGGTCCGTCCCGATGCGTGA